The following nucleotide sequence is from Mercenaria mercenaria strain notata unplaced genomic scaffold, MADL_Memer_1 contig_4000, whole genome shotgun sequence.
TACATACACTCATCCAACAGTATAGTAAGattttaaagcttacatttatCAGAAAACATGtagttaaattaatattaatttttcaaccattaatttatttataaatgcgTTTGAGCTCTTTATAAACAATTTTTGATGGAATTCCTATTATCATGGCGGTGCACGACACTTGGTCGAAAGACACTTGGTCGAATATGACACTTCGTCGAAGATGAAACATGGCCGAATCCGACACTTAGCCGAATACGACACTAGGTCTAATTTTCATATAAAGTACGACACTTGGTCGAAATTGTTACCTTTGACAAAGGcctttatgatgaaaattgattgtattatCGGCTTACGTTTACCGTTTACTCAATGGGTAAATAACCATAATTGATTAGAAACGTGTTATTTGGTGAAATTGGACCGGAGAAGCCTACgggtaaatataattataattttagtttcagtatatttgttatggtatgtTATTGTAAAGTGTAAAGTGTAAAAGCAAACAAGTAATGGAGGAAAAGCCTGAATATTTTCTTAGTTTACGTGGTgcaaaaaaatgactttaaaaggaagatagaGAAGTGTCTGAAAAGGGATATTGGCGTTGCGAAACCAGAAAGTGCAAAGGCCGCGCTATTATTGGTCTGAATGATGTACTACTTAAAGAGACTTCACATGATATACATGGACCAGATGTTCCAGCTACAGAAATCCAAAAAGCCATGTCTCGCATGAAAGAAACGGCATCAAAATCTCAAGAAACTCCATCCAAGATTATTAATCGGGAGCTTTCCAAAAATCTTCCAGCAGAATATCGAGGATATATGCCAAAAGAGTCCACAGTTAAGCGTTCCTTGCAGCGCCAGCGCCGTAAGTTCTTACCAGAGATACCTAAAACATTGTCAGAGCTAAACATACCAGAAAAATGGCAGAAACTCACAACTGGTGAGAATTGGATCCTGTGTGACATCCAGTTGGAAAGTAATGATAGGGTTATTATATTCTGCACAGACCAAGATCTGAGAAACCTTTGCCGAAGTTCAGTCTGGTACGGTGATGGTACATTCAGTGTAGCGCCACAACATTTCTACCAGCTTTACACTATACATGGTATAGTAATGGGACAGTTACTTCCCCTTGCATTTTGTCTTCTTACCAGGAAGAATCGGCTTATATACCAAGAAATGTTTTCTGCGATTAAGTACCAAGCACAGAGTCGTGAAATAGGACTCTCAGTGACAATCTTTAGAGCTGACTTTGAGGATGCTTGCATTAAAGCCTTTGTTGATGTATTCCCTGACAACACGgtagaatgttgtttttttcattttgcccAGGCACACTGGAGAAAAACTGGACCCTTACCATGTTTTGCATGAACCAAATAAGTGGTCAGTATGTTAAACGTCTTTTTTCTTGAGTGGGGAAGTCGGATGGGCGGCAAGTGTGCTGAATATTAAATTGCACACAAGGAACAATATGAATCAAAATGAAACTTATTACACTATAATCTTATTCCAATATACTCACAAACCATACGGCCATACCTTCGCCACATCCCCTAGACCCTCTGTGTCAAGCAGCAACAGGACCGTATTTGGTTTCTCTTGATGTTTTCGGCACCACACCCAAATTCCTTTGGTTTTAGACTCGATTGTTTTTCCCAGAGGAAATcctaaaataatttcattttatacgATTAAAGTTCAAACTGTTACACATAAGTGATCAGAAAAGCgccattttattatcattttgaacaTTGATTACCTGGTCTGTGGCGGTCTAAGTAATATAATTTCTAAGAAGagtcctttagaagcatagaatgtatccaagcaaaaataataacacactcggtttgactgaatctgttcatgagaggtaataaaatgtgcaacatcccccTCACGACATCCTAACATCGGCTTCTGTTATAGTAATCCATAGTATACAAAACTTATTTAACATTTATAGTGTTACACAGAAATCTTACCTTATgataagaaagaaaaatattgcaTTATGCTATTTAGACAAAGgcagaaaattgaaaataataataaacagaaGTTAATAAGATATATAGAAGTTCCTTTGAATGTATCAAACCACATTAACATACTCTGTATATATGTtatagtctgttcatgagaagaaagattatgaaatgtgcaacacaacACCCCTCATACCTAACACATGATAAAgcgaaattataaatatttctatacatatgtatatacagATATAGTGAATGAACTCCTTAAGCTCAAAGTTCTGCAATATGTCACGACTTATATCACTTGTCCtgttgatatattttgtaaacatatttcGCCATACGAATGGTCTGTTTTCAACAAATATATGTAAAGgataatttcaaaatgtaaatagaATATTATAAATGTTACTGTTCTACCTGAGCTTGAGCCGGCTAACCTATTCAAAAGATAGGATTTTCCAGTCCGGTAAAGCCCCGCTATAGCCACCACCACCAACGGTACATCTATTTGCTGTATCTGCTTCAGAGGCTCTGGTTCCACTTGCAGTTTTCCATCTTCCGAATTGCTTATCAGGCATATTGGCGCTTGAAAAACTGGTAACCTTTATAATTAAGAAATCACTTTTGAAAGGAAAACCCATTAGCCTTGTGTATGTGTTTTTAAACGTATAATTCTGAACCTGAacgattttttttggatttaacgtcgcaccgacacatgataggtcatatggagactttccagctttaatagtggaggaagatcccaggtgcccctccgtgcattatttcatcacgagcgggcacctgggtagaaccaccgaccttccgtaagccagctggatggcttcctcacatgaagaattcaacgccccgagtgaggctcgaacccacatcgatgaggggcaagtgatttgaagtcagcgaccttaaccactcggccacggcgATCTTGAAGCTATTCTCATTCTATTTCTTAAGTGTACTTTATGATATGAAATCACACATAAAAGTGGTAATCACATACATGCAATTCTAGATTCACAGTACATGCATTTTCTTGCGTTTGTTTTAAGAACTGTACTTAACGTCATTACGTTTTCTtacctaaaaatatatttcttgttagGTTTAACGgcacatcaacacaattatatgGCGTCTGAAATTATGCATATGCTTGACATCATaactttttttctgtcttttctttAGCGTATTTTgacagtgtgttttttttatgCATAAATGTTTTCCTTGCATCATACATGACTAGTCCCCCCTTTCCTTTTAATTCGTTTACGGTAGTGCACCCGTAACGGCGATCGGAAATTCCGTTCGATTACATGTCCAACATACGGGAAGTGGGCATTCTCCGGTATGAACGGAAAACCAGGGTCTGACATGAGCAACATTTTTATCCGAAGGTTGACAAAACGCCAGATAGGATTACGTAATCGAACAGAAATTAACGATACCTTAAGACTGATATTGTTAAATGTAGGTTTAAAATGTTTCAGTGTGCAGGCAATGGAAATGTATACAATAACAGAAAATTAGTGAACTACTTTTCATAAAAGAAGTCTTAAACATTGAAATTCcttaatttttaaataacttttgctTTTTGTTCTAACAGAGCGATTCTTTGAAACGATGCTATAAAATgcatatcttcaaaaaaattgaATTCACATTGGTGAATTAAGCGATTGAAAAAAATTCCGTTGTCATGCACTTATGAAGGTAAAGTTCTAGGATAGATTTCTGGACTTTTCACAGGTCCTAAGGTAAACTGTATATATAAAGTTTGCTCCGTTATATTACTACACATATTATGTACGTTAGAACAAAATTTACACGTAAAAAGCTACAACTGGATAATAAGATAAAAGcattgtaggaccacattcgtaacagatcgcatttgtaacaggtgttactaatgcgatcgcatatgtaacatgTGGTCCCACAAAGCATTTACAATCAAAACAATAGTTTTAGgagttttttttcagtattcgtgcaattattatttcaaaatagatttgcttcattttatcatttatttgattttgttttgaagTGTGAATCTCATTAAATCTTATAAAGTGGAGTTATGACAGTctcacaaattttttttattcattatcttACATAACTACAACTTCGCTTAGTTTCTTATCTGTGTGCAGATCTGTTACTTCATTACATAAATATATCAGCTATATGTATTTCACCATTCCAGAAAGTTACGGACCTAACAAAAATGCTACAACCagcagaacagaaaaaaatggaaCAGGTACTTTATTAAACTCACTTCATACATAAAGGTATGTCATAGTCTATAACCTAGTCTGAAGGTTCCTGGTCCACAAAGTAATTATTGTGAACTTACTCACGCTGAAGCtgtgagtaaattaattattctctaatctctaTTAACACTGAACCGAACCAATAAAACTGAATCAACTACTAGTACTACAGAATACAAAGGCAGAATTTAGGAATAAGGCTTGTATTTGGcagcaaatatttataatttttcgcGGAGTAAATACAGCATTTCATATTTTGTAGTCCTTCAGAAGTGGTTTGGAATAACGACCTCACTTGTGCGTCTTCGGAAATCTGAAACGAAACTAAAAAGAATTGAGACAAAGTATAAATCGCGTTTACAGTTCACTAGAAATTTCGATTATCTTGCCAACTTGATAACCTGTGCAggaagaaaaataaattattgacTTCTCTGAACTGCTACTCATGTCAAGTAAACCTGAAAATAAGTTATTAAGTTAACCATTATGCCACCGCTGGGTGGGTGGGGAGGGTGTATAGTTTTGCTGCCAAAAACTTAGCCTCGAGTGGCGATAAACCGCGCAAACACTGCTTTTATATCCCGATAAAGCTATAACGCATGAAAAACACTGGTGAATACCCGCCAAAATGTACCGCTAACTTGACCAAAACTTGCAAAACTGGTTAATATCGAAACGCGAATAATTACATTTACTCACGCTGAAGCtgtgagtaaattaattattctctaatctctaTTAACACTGAACTGAACCAATAAAACTGAATCAACTACTAGTACTACAGAATACAAAGGCAGAATTTAGGAATAAGGCTTGTATTTGGCAGCAAATATCGAGCTAACAAAGAGAGTTAAATAAGAAAGTTCGAATATAGATACTCCTGAAGAAGTTTGTTCTATCATAAAAGAATCCATTCATTTAAACGTAACGGAATGAAAACctttaataacagaaaaaatattgaaaatgatacTCATAATGTTGGTATAATCATCTACCGATTTTATGAAGTGACCGTCGTCTTCATCGCCCATACCAAACCATTGTGTCTTGATGTGACAATTCCACTACTAGTATGGTCGCAAACTAAAATTCAATTAAATGCATATATActttaatttttcttaaaaaggtaaaacaaaaacaatctgaaTAGCTATATTCAAAGAAAAGCCAACGATTTTAACTGTCAAATGTAAAGACTGTTTGTATCGAGCCTGCTTTGACAAATAACATATCAGGCAGATAGCTTATCTAACGTACAACTAAAATTAGGACCGTATCGTCCGCAATTAATTTGTAAATTGGCATGATCTGGTTCGAACCCGTTATCCTCGATACGTAAGACGTTAAAGCAATTAAAAGTCATGGACTCTAAGTGCTCAACGGCAGGAAGAATCTGAATGTATGAACATTTAGCTAGTATCTTTTACTATcgacaattttatacaaaataaaattcaaatcactAACAAAATGGCAGACTaataagaaaatcaaaatataaatatacttatAAATAAAACGATCCTATGCTTAAAACATCCACAACATCCACTAGTGGTCGGCCCCTGCTGCCGGTTGCCATATAGCTCATAGGAATCACATATACTGACTTTCCGTCCCACTCGTGTACTCTGACATTTGGCCTCCTCACATTGACATTACGTCGTTTCTTGCAGACTACACACAGTGACATTCCGTCACTTCTTGCAGATTACTCACAGTGACATTCCATCACTTCATGCAGATTACTCATAGTGACATTCCGTCACTTTATGCAGATTACTCACAGTGACATTCCGTCACTTATGCAGATTACTCAGTGACATTCCGTCACTTCTTGCAGATTACTCAAAGTGACATTCCATCACTTCTTGCAGATTACTGACCACTTCTTGCGGATTACTCACAGTGACATTCTGTCACTTTACGGAGATTACCCACAGTGACATTCCGTCACCTCAAGCAGAATTCATGCACTGACATTCCGTCAACACCTAACAATTAACCTACTAAAATTACACAAATAGATATTTCGTTTCAACTTCAAATTTGATACATAATACACGAATTGTAATGCTCAACtgtgatttattttcataatgtcTCTATACGAACACCTATGTGAAACAAACATGAAAcaataatgtattacatgtattactatTCACACGTTCATTTACATAAATCTTATAATGTTTGTATTAgtctatatatattcaatcaaATACCGAGATTTAAAGACACTGACAAACGGTCTTTTAAACTGTCCTTTACATACCCATCCCTTGCCGCGGAGGATTTCCACCTGCCATGTCTCTGCCATAACCGCTCAGAGGTATTGTTATTAGCTGAAGTACTGGCACCTCCAGAACGGAAACTATGAAGGCTGTAACGAGAAGCATCTAAACCCAACGAACTCatcatatttttgaaactatCACGAACACTGGAATAGGATAAAGGTTTGTCGCAATTTGGTCTTAGAACGTAAGTGTTTTTTAACCTTAGAAAACTGTAACGGTCTAAATATAAATTCATCAGAAGTTGGATTAATGCCAGCTTGTAACAAATACCTCTCGAGAAGAGCGACAGGGCAAGAGAAGTTTCCAGTCCTAGAAATAATGACAGTGTTTCCTTCTCTTAACACATCAGTCTTTGAATGTTCAACATGTATTTCACAATGAGTATTGAAAATTTTTATGTCTGATCTTTTTATGTGTAACGATTCATTTATACGAAAGAAACCagcaaatgataaaacaaataaacaaataagtcTTAAATTTCCCAAAGAACTGTCCTCAGCAGCATAGTGTTGCACTAATTTTATAAGTATATCTGAAGTTACCGGTTCCTTCTTGTTAACGGGTTTAGCTATCATTCTAATACAACCATTGAGACATAATTTTAACCATTCATCTGAACACGGATTTGGTGAAAAAGAAACATTGTGTGCCCAGTTAATGgcataaaaaatcatatttaatttaGACTTGCTACACGAATGACAGTTATCGTCCTGTAAAACGGAAACTAAATAAAGTGCTACCGTAACTGGCGTAGCGGGTAGAGCGGTTAACTGGACAATGGTACACCATTCTCTAAACTTCTTGAAAGCTTGAAAATAGCTACGTGTGGTAGATGGTTCTTTTCCCCTCATGCACACTTGTTGCACTGCTGAGAACAGATCTGTATTGAAATGACTGGCTTGAATTTTGACATCATTCCATCTgtttgtttcaaacaaatctgtaaaaccatgagaaaaaatataatatacatgtattatattatgtAACGAAACTAAGATTTTATGATACATCAGAGCAGTCTAACCTCACTACCAAAACTTTGCTGGTGAATTTTTCTGAACCGAAAATAGTGTCTTTGTTACGACCTTGCATATAAATATTACTTGGGTCATTAAACAATAGCATGTCGGAAATATATGGCTTAAAGACCGAATGCTCACTAACTATCAAAGGAAAAAAGGGACTAGATGGCCAATAAGGTGCTACTAGAGTACCTTTCgctttacaaaataacaaaaaattgaGCGCTTTGGGCACTAAATACACCGGCGGTACTAACCAATTGTTAACCTTGGACCAGCTGACCGAGAAAGCATCTACAGCCTCGGAATCAGGGGTCCAGAATAATGAATTATAACGAGGCAACTTAGTATTGTATTCATTGGCAAAGCGATCAACTTCATGCGGCCCGAACATATTGTCTATGAAATGGAAAAAATCTGGTGTTACAACCGTAATCATCGTAATCTAATAATCTGCTGAGCTCATCAGCTGTAATATTCTTATCTCTACTAATCCAGGTTGGTTCCAAGGAAATACCATTGCTGGCACATACGTTAAAAACTTCTAAAGCCATATTCTGCAGATTGACATTCATGCTACCTTTATTAATAATATGAACACAATTTTTGTTATCAGTGTTCCAAACGACTCTTTTTCCTCGTAActgatttttaaatgaacatagcGAAAACTTTATTGCTAAAAGTTCTCTGAAAGTAGAACTTTGATTTTTCTCGAAATCTGACCAAACCTTGTGTGCAATATCACCACAACACTCTATATACCCAGCACCTGCCACTGCCGAAGCATCTGAGTAAACTATCTCTGCAGGAAGATAATCCTGAAAAAGCACTTTGTGAAAAGAGGAATCGAATAcagttttccaaaattttaagcaATTCCACAGACGtgtaatatctatatttttgtcCTAACTAACTCTTGTCTCTATGAAACCATAAAACGGTTTTGTTTGCAACAAACAAACATTACCTAGGACGGGTGCCATGGATATGATTTTACCAGATAGCTGAGCAAGTTTCCTGGCAGACGAAAAGGGGAAGTAATCTAATACTTTCTGTAGGCATTCTCTTGTGCTTACTATTCTCCTAGTAGGGATACGCAGACATCCATTCTTAAGATCCCAAACATAGCCTAACCATTCTAAACACTGAACTGGCAGAAAAATAGACTTttctaaatttaccaaaaaaccCGCCTTTTTGAGAGTGTCGAAAACAAAGTCGGCATCTGACTTAGCCAGTTCGTAGGTGGCATTTATACCCCAACCATCGTCCAGAAACAAGACTATCCTAATACCGAATGAACGCCAGTACTTAACAAGGGGACGTAACCCTTTTGTGAAAATGAAAGGGGCAGATGATAATCCGAATGGTACCACAGAGAAAAGAAAATACTTAATTTTGCCTTCCATTTGCCATGAAAAACCAAGATATGTATGATGTATTGGTTTTATGGAAAAATGATGGTAACCTGAACTGAGGTCGAATTTGAACATGAAACCATTAGGAACCAGAAATTCCTTGGCTACTTTGAAATCTTCGAATTTCACTTTCTGTTTTTTGACATATGTGTTCAAAACGCTCAAATCTAAAATCAAACGTTTTTTGCCGACGCTTTTAATAGCAACTGATAAAGGGTTAACATTATGAGGTAAAAAGGGCACCTGATAGACGCAGTTTTTAtctaacagttttaaaatttcagaCTTCACAAAATCATAATTTTCTAAAGCAGAGCGATTGTTCTTCAAAACAAAAGTAGGTGGATTTACAATGAAAGGTATTGTATAACCATGCTCAATAACAGATAAGATGTCAGTGTTTGCTTGAATAGTATTTTTCCAAAACGGAAGTGCAGCTTGAAGTCTCTTTTTAACAGAACGATCCGAAACAGAAAATGAGCTTTCAATTGTCtcacaaaatatttcagtgaaatctAAATCAGGAAGAAATTCTGACGATTCAGCAAAAAGCCAATACTTATCGTCCTTACATTGACAATCTGAaacttcatttttcttttgtctcTGGCTTGGCACTGGTATTGTCCAGGATGGGGACTGCCGACCTTCTTGAGGTTCCAGACTCCAAGGGTCGCTCGACACTGGACATCCTGAGATGGGCGGCGCAGCCGGTTGCGAAGTGACCCACTCCTCCGCATGCGTAACAAACGATGTCTCGACTGCCAACGGTTTTCTGTTGTCCCGCCATTGTATTTCTTTGTAGTTCTCTCCGATAGCTACGAAAAGACTGTCAAAaccaaaaagtatttatttatttatttatttatttatttatttatttctatccTAACGCTACTTATTTCAAATAATGCTAAATGAAATTCAGAGgagtattttcataaaacttaatagAACTGCATGCTACATCTAAGCATTTTGCTTTTGAAATATCCTCCCGCATAAGGGGTgaagaaatataatgaaactttacacacattGTATAATAGAATAGCCAAAACACAGTGTGCGCGCTGCATAATTCAGGTTAATAACCGAAGATAGATTTGGCTTTATAAATACTTTTTCGTGCAGAAAGAATTAATAAACTCATTAcagatatttttgacaaataatacaatataaattaataaatcaactaCTTACATCGTGTACAGACTAACAACTAAATTTTATGGTGATAAACGGTCAATGACATTATCGGGAGCAAATTCATATACTAACTTACTATTCGATATATAAGTAAACAATAACAGCCAACAATGAATTCGCCGTGGGAAAGTTTTGACAAGTCCTGCACGGAAATCACGTGAAAGTGACGCCGTTTACTATTTATCTGCTCGATTAAAGGTCGAGCTTGTATCTGTAATGTAATAAATTTTGATCTTTATAATTCTATACACATGTACCTATTTTACGGTATATATTACAAACTCAAGTACGCAGTGAACGCCCAAACGATATTTGTGTATCCGTGAAGccatt
It contains:
- the LOC128553580 gene encoding uncharacterized protein LOC128553580, which produces MNVNLQNMALEVFNVCASNGISLEPTWISRDKNITADELSRLLDYDDYGYLFETNRWNDVKIQASHFNTDLFSAVQQVCMRGKEPSTTRSYFQAFKKFRECLHSFRSGGASTSANNNTSERLWQRHGRWKSSAARDGLPVFQAPICLISNSEDGKLQVEPEPLKQIQQIDVPLVVVAIAGLYRTGKSYLLNRLAGSSSGFPLGKTIESKTKGIWVWCRKHQEKPNTVLLLLDTEGLGDVAKGDSGHDNRIFTVVTLLSSVLVYNMMSVFNQDAVEKLTNPLEFLFLVNV